The following are encoded together in the Arcticibacterium luteifluviistationis genome:
- a CDS encoding sugar MFS transporter → MSEAVAVSSLSKNETRISIAIVAVMFFIFGFVSWINAILIPYFKIGCELTNFQAYLVAFAFYISYFIISVPASFLLQRVGFKKGIMLGFWVMSIGAFIFIPAAYSRTYYIFLIGLFTLGAGLAILQTAANPYITILGPKERAAQRISIMGICNKAAGILAPLIFAAVVLRATDSDLFQNLASMNEVDKAAALDELIQRVVTPYLIVGIVLFLLGLGIRFSPLPEIDTDGDKEESTDSKTAKTSIFQFPHLILGAVAIFMHVGTQVIAIDTIIGYAASMNIQLMEAKVFPSYTLATTICGYLLGIVLMPKIISQVTALRFCTVLGLILTLLVIFTKGEVEFLGLTADISIWFLVLMGLANSLIWAGIWPLALDGLGKFTKLGSSILIMMLCGNAIMPLVYGHFADIYDVKSAYWVLFPAYLYLVFYALKGHQFRTWKISK, encoded by the coding sequence ATGTCTGAAGCCGTTGCAGTAAGCTCTTTGAGCAAAAACGAAACCCGTATATCCATTGCAATAGTCGCAGTAATGTTTTTCATATTTGGGTTTGTTTCTTGGATTAATGCTATTTTGATTCCCTATTTTAAAATAGGTTGCGAACTCACCAATTTCCAAGCATATTTAGTTGCCTTTGCCTTTTATATCTCTTATTTCATAATCTCAGTTCCCGCTTCTTTTTTATTACAAAGAGTCGGGTTTAAAAAAGGGATAATGCTTGGTTTTTGGGTCATGTCCATAGGAGCATTTATCTTTATTCCTGCTGCTTATAGTCGTACTTATTATATATTTTTAATTGGCTTATTTACGCTTGGTGCTGGTTTGGCCATTTTACAAACTGCTGCAAACCCTTATATCACTATTCTAGGCCCAAAAGAACGAGCTGCCCAGCGAATTAGTATTATGGGTATTTGTAATAAAGCCGCAGGTATACTTGCTCCTTTAATCTTTGCTGCCGTAGTTTTAAGAGCAACTGATAGCGACCTATTCCAAAATTTGGCGAGCATGAATGAGGTAGATAAAGCTGCCGCATTAGACGAACTCATTCAACGTGTAGTTACGCCCTATTTAATAGTGGGAATTGTGCTCTTTTTATTGGGTTTGGGTATTCGTTTTTCACCTTTACCTGAGATTGACACTGATGGAGACAAAGAAGAATCTACTGATAGTAAAACTGCTAAAACAAGTATTTTCCAATTCCCGCATTTGATACTTGGAGCGGTCGCGATTTTTATGCACGTGGGTACACAAGTAATCGCAATAGATACTATTATTGGCTATGCGGCCTCCATGAATATTCAGTTAATGGAGGCAAAGGTGTTTCCATCTTATACCCTGGCTACCACTATATGCGGTTACCTTTTGGGAATAGTATTAATGCCAAAAATTATATCTCAAGTTACTGCACTTAGGTTTTGTACTGTATTAGGCTTGATTTTAACGCTTTTGGTTATTTTCACAAAAGGAGAAGTTGAGTTTTTAGGCTTAACCGCCGATATTTCTATCTGGTTTTTGGTTTTAATGGGCTTAGCCAATTCCTTAATTTGGGCGGGCATTTGGCCACTAGCATTAGATGGTTTAGGTAAATTCACCAAACTTGGATCGTCAATTTTAATAATGATGCTTTGCGGAAATGCTATTATGCCACTGGTTTACGGCCATTTTGCTGATATTTATGATGTGAAGTCAGCCTATTGGGTACTCTTCCCTGCTTATCTTTACTTAGTATTTTACGCCTTAAAAGGGCATCAATTTAGAACATGGAAAATTTCAAAATGA
- a CDS encoding Gfo/Idh/MocA family protein gives MNKLTRRDFFAPVLAASIGLSFVKKTNTNIKSMKGKRVGIIGLDTSHSVAFTKSLHRGDAAFKGYKVVAAYPKGSLDIVSSTERIPGYIEDVKKMGVEIVSSISELLKKVDVVLLETNDGRRHLEQAVEVFKSGKRTFIDKPIAASLKDAQAIFEAADKYGVPTFSASSLRFATGMMETKNGSIGKISGADTFSPMKFEKTHPDLFWYGIHGVEMLFTVMGTGCESVQRTIGEDQEVVTGIWKDGRIGTFRGIKNGKQNYGGTAFGENGINPLGPYNGYDPLLIEIINFFESGIAPVDKNETLEMCAFMMAADESKKKGGASVSLKEVGL, from the coding sequence ATGAATAAACTTACAAGACGTGATTTTTTTGCACCTGTTTTAGCTGCAAGTATTGGCTTGTCATTTGTAAAAAAGACCAACACTAACATAAAAAGTATGAAGGGTAAGCGTGTCGGAATTATTGGTCTTGACACTTCTCATTCGGTGGCGTTTACCAAATCACTACATAGAGGTGATGCTGCTTTTAAGGGCTATAAAGTGGTTGCAGCCTATCCAAAAGGCAGTTTGGATATAGTTTCTAGCACAGAAAGAATCCCTGGCTACATAGAAGATGTCAAGAAAATGGGCGTTGAAATTGTAAGCTCGATAAGCGAACTATTGAAAAAAGTGGACGTCGTTTTGTTAGAAACAAACGATGGGAGAAGGCACCTAGAGCAAGCTGTAGAGGTATTCAAAAGTGGGAAAAGAACATTTATTGACAAGCCAATTGCGGCATCACTAAAAGATGCACAAGCAATTTTTGAGGCAGCTGACAAATATGGTGTTCCTACTTTTTCGGCATCTTCATTAAGATTTGCTACGGGAATGATGGAAACCAAAAATGGGTCAATTGGTAAAATTTCTGGAGCAGATACCTTTAGCCCAATGAAGTTTGAGAAGACTCACCCAGACTTATTTTGGTATGGAATACATGGCGTAGAAATGTTATTTACGGTCATGGGAACTGGTTGTGAAAGTGTACAAAGAACCATTGGCGAAGACCAAGAAGTAGTTACTGGAATTTGGAAGGATGGGCGTATAGGTACGTTTAGAGGTATTAAAAACGGCAAGCAAAACTATGGTGGTACCGCTTTTGGCGAAAACGGCATAAATCCTCTCGGTCCGTATAACGGCTATGACCCACTTTTAATCGAAATTATTAATTTCTTCGAAAGTGGAATAGCACCAGTAGACAAAAATGAGACACTTGAAATGTGTGCATTCATGATGGCGGCAGACGAAAGCAAGAAAAAAGGAGGAGCATCGGTTAGTTTGAAAGAAGTTGGTTTATAA
- the nagA gene encoding N-acetylglucosamine-6-phosphate deacetylase has protein sequence MSSRIKIVNGKVITPEAILEQASVLVSDGKIIGIEQGNREFPEAMEIDAKGQYISPGFIDIHVHGGGGSDFMDGTPEAFLTVAETHARFGTTAMFPTTLTAEPEDLEATLNSFEKAKEQNKKGASLLGIHLEGPYFAMSQRGAQDPRFIRNPDEKEYKELIANYKSIKRWSAAPELPGAMEFGKYLTENNILAAIAHTDAIYEEAEEAFHNGYTLATHFYSAMLGVTRRNTYRYAGVVEAGYLIDDMDVEIIADGSHLPAPLLKLIYKIKGPKRTALITDSMRAAAMPEGNSLLGGYKNGVEVLVEEGVAKMPDRSSFAGSVSTFDRLVRTMLNMAEVPMLETIEMASLTPARIMKVDAQKGSLEVGKDADILIFDEEINIKMTMVEGRVVYSL, from the coding sequence ATGTCGTCAAGAATAAAAATAGTTAACGGCAAAGTAATCACGCCAGAAGCAATTTTAGAACAAGCATCTGTTCTTGTTTCTGATGGTAAAATAATTGGAATAGAACAGGGCAATCGAGAATTCCCAGAGGCCATGGAAATTGATGCCAAAGGCCAATACATTTCTCCTGGATTTATTGATATACACGTCCATGGTGGCGGTGGCAGCGACTTTATGGATGGTACGCCAGAAGCCTTTTTAACTGTTGCCGAAACCCATGCAAGATTTGGCACAACAGCCATGTTCCCAACTACCTTGACTGCTGAGCCAGAAGACTTGGAAGCTACTTTAAATTCATTTGAAAAAGCGAAGGAGCAAAACAAGAAAGGAGCATCTCTATTGGGAATCCATTTAGAAGGGCCATATTTCGCTATGAGTCAAAGGGGAGCTCAAGACCCAAGATTTATCCGAAATCCTGATGAAAAAGAGTACAAAGAGCTTATTGCAAACTATAAGAGTATCAAAAGATGGAGTGCTGCTCCTGAATTACCTGGTGCAATGGAGTTTGGGAAATACTTGACAGAAAACAATATTCTTGCGGCTATAGCACATACAGATGCCATTTATGAAGAAGCTGAAGAAGCATTTCATAATGGTTATACGTTGGCAACTCACTTTTATTCAGCCATGCTTGGGGTTACACGTCGAAATACATACCGCTATGCTGGTGTGGTAGAAGCTGGTTACCTAATAGATGACATGGATGTGGAGATTATTGCTGATGGCTCACATTTACCAGCTCCATTGTTAAAACTTATTTACAAGATTAAAGGCCCAAAAAGAACAGCACTTATTACAGATAGTATGCGTGCCGCAGCCATGCCTGAAGGTAATTCTTTACTAGGTGGTTACAAAAACGGTGTCGAAGTTCTGGTAGAGGAAGGCGTGGCCAAAATGCCCGACAGAAGTTCATTTGCAGGTAGTGTGTCTACATTTGATAGATTGGTAAGAACAATGCTCAACATGGCTGAAGTACCTATGCTGGAAACCATAGAAATGGCAAGTCTTACCCCAGCAAGAATCATGAAAGTGGATGCTCAAAAAGGCTCTTTAGAAGTTGGTAAAGATGCCGATATTCTAATTTTTGATGAAGAAATCAATATCAAAATGACCATGGTAGAAGGAAGAGTGGTTTATAGTTTATAA
- a CDS encoding DUF3307 domain-containing protein, translating into MSLTNSEISLLLKLFTAHMVSDYFLQFSSWSKDKEVNKIRSKKLYLHILITFLAAFLFSGSFWAALFIGVTHYLIDLGKIYLKINRFVLFIIDQALHTLILLITWLCLIDGWQWLKESTIWLVDTPQTWILVFAYGVITFPLSVVINIFTDRWRSQLEPDRQESLQKAGLWIGVFERVLILTFILTNQFSAMGFLIATKAILRFKDTETKQMEYVLIGTLMSITPTILLGILAHYLITSL; encoded by the coding sequence ATGAGTCTCACGAATTCAGAAATAAGTCTATTGCTAAAACTGTTTACAGCCCACATGGTGTCTGACTATTTCTTGCAGTTCAGCTCATGGAGTAAAGACAAAGAAGTTAATAAGATACGCTCTAAAAAACTCTATTTACATATTCTAATTACTTTCTTGGCTGCTTTTCTGTTTTCTGGAAGCTTTTGGGCAGCACTATTTATAGGCGTAACGCACTACTTGATAGACCTTGGTAAAATCTACCTCAAGATTAACAGGTTTGTCTTATTTATTATTGACCAAGCATTGCATACCTTAATTCTTCTCATAACCTGGTTATGTTTAATTGATGGTTGGCAATGGCTAAAAGAATCTACTATTTGGCTGGTAGATACGCCACAAACATGGATTCTTGTTTTTGCCTATGGCGTCATCACTTTTCCATTAAGTGTGGTTATAAATATTTTCACAGACAGATGGCGTTCTCAATTAGAGCCAGACAGACAGGAATCTTTACAAAAAGCTGGATTATGGATTGGTGTGTTTGAAAGGGTGCTTATTTTGACTTTCATATTGACCAATCAGTTTTCGGCAATGGGCTTCTTGATAGCTACAAAGGCTATTTTAAGGTTTAAAGACACCGAAACAAAACAAATGGAATATGTGCTTATAGGTACATTAATGAGCATCACTCCTACCATACTTTTGGGAATATTAGCCCATTATTTAATAACGTCTTTATAA
- a CDS encoding SatD family protein has product MQVLTGDIIDSTKLSNAERKAIAAILESLAQSSKGQYDFFIRGDSFQVMLETDGLTEALKIKYLLKLKTGFSVRISIGIGEVNILEERLSNSDGPAFWLSGQGLDAMKEEKTIISIHTSDDTKNAEWKLHAATLDYLEKTNTLNQMEVHYWLLLDYTQQEIAEEIGIRQSSVNRRIKNSGWNLIENIVSHFNHTL; this is encoded by the coding sequence ATGCAGGTTTTAACAGGCGACATTATAGACTCTACAAAGCTCAGCAATGCTGAAAGGAAGGCTATAGCCGCAATTCTGGAAAGCCTTGCCCAAAGCTCCAAAGGGCAATATGATTTCTTTATACGTGGCGACTCTTTTCAAGTAATGTTAGAAACCGATGGACTCACTGAGGCTTTAAAAATCAAGTACCTTTTAAAACTGAAAACTGGTTTTTCTGTCAGAATATCTATTGGTATAGGAGAAGTCAATATTTTAGAAGAAAGGCTATCCAATTCCGATGGGCCTGCTTTTTGGCTATCTGGACAAGGTTTAGATGCTATGAAAGAGGAAAAGACAATCATTAGCATTCATACATCTGATGATACCAAAAATGCGGAATGGAAGCTACATGCTGCCACTCTAGACTATCTGGAAAAGACCAATACCCTAAACCAAATGGAGGTGCATTACTGGCTATTACTTGATTATACGCAGCAAGAAATAGCTGAAGAAATAGGTATTCGCCAATCCTCCGTAAACCGACGTATCAAAAACTCTGGCTGGAATTTGATTGAAAATATTGTAAGCCATTTTAATCATACATTATGA
- a CDS encoding PVC-type heme-binding CxxCH protein — translation MASKSDSEIKKEVALDKKTQSTRTEANSPEKELAGFQVPEGFVVELVASEKDGIVNPIDMTFDDAGRLWTQTGSMYPLDPVANIKWQDLLKLMDSPEAQESDPNFKRILDLYRGITKGDDKILVLSDLYGSSKVKTNVWADGLAIPQSILPYKNGAYVAQGSELFFLSDSDNDGKADARTPLFEGFGFTDTHTMSHTLVRGPGDWIHFSQGALNKGEIKSVLSGVKVRIDYSKIARFSLDAHKLELVNAGLNNIWGFQLRGNGQWYGTEANDQGYSIAPMENGTSFPGIGNQRLRPYQPWIPRLHDFRVGGTGISGLAFADDNSGSFPDQWKDVAFLANPIASNINAVRIIRNNDGSITAKHLPDFLTSTDDWFRPVNMEFGPDGCLYIADWYNKIVSHNELPTSHPDRDKTHGRIWRVRHESQKTREIPNFYEVQTDELVAYLKSPSLWAKRAAWHQISDRPKEETKVLFKDLLAIVSDTSQDEITRILGLWSLEGIRHYDATLISSLLNSNSDNLRREAVRSLASFSINTDDLASLLEKVSEDPNPMVRSQVLRTLEEIGKANSKTIAILIKACKPELGGNSLGGSYERLFERYLARKTLEKYPKELFAFINSTEVNQLPAKNVIWASQALPEKEQREHVFLDFSKRAGYTSFDESTFVMVANMLNNPAIYHEVEPILGAENGAEALLSMTIKNLDQVKSVELGKILQKPIQFLLSSDEESKQYLGLKAVSLLNTPNVREDILALSKKNTDAKTMSLVISVLENNAELNTKELSEFTKNETLDQSTRALAARALAKGDIALATSLLNEWLPPLNQSQQLEITKIVSASKQGSKALIELLKANIIDQSAFDLSSAERLHNSDIKDEVGSALLEAVILRVEGEKKEFKANLEKFLVIAQNGNGDPKKGKELFQTCLMCHRVGNNGQNIAPALDGSAKRENEALLTAILNPDAAVESSYAMYRLVQKDGNSLEGYLSKKDDKGTTIAFMGGSTLFVSKDEIKTEGFLGGRSFMPKGLINNYSDEQAADLLAFIKTLK, via the coding sequence ATGGCATCAAAATCGGACTCAGAAATAAAAAAGGAAGTAGCACTTGATAAAAAAACTCAGTCAACTAGAACAGAGGCAAATTCCCCAGAAAAGGAATTAGCCGGTTTTCAAGTACCCGAGGGCTTTGTTGTAGAACTTGTAGCGAGCGAAAAAGATGGTATAGTCAATCCGATAGATATGACCTTTGATGATGCTGGAAGGCTTTGGACTCAAACCGGTTCAATGTATCCACTCGATCCAGTTGCCAATATTAAATGGCAAGATTTATTGAAACTAATGGATAGTCCGGAAGCCCAAGAGAGTGACCCAAATTTCAAGCGAATTCTTGACTTATACAGAGGTATTACTAAGGGAGACGATAAAATATTGGTCCTCTCAGATTTGTACGGCAGCTCTAAAGTAAAGACTAATGTTTGGGCCGATGGTTTAGCAATTCCGCAAAGTATTTTACCCTATAAAAACGGTGCGTATGTGGCTCAGGGTTCAGAACTATTCTTTTTAAGTGATAGTGATAATGACGGTAAAGCAGATGCCCGAACTCCGTTATTTGAAGGATTTGGTTTTACCGACACCCACACCATGTCTCATACATTGGTGCGTGGCCCTGGAGATTGGATACATTTCAGTCAAGGTGCTCTTAATAAAGGAGAAATAAAATCAGTGCTTAGTGGTGTCAAAGTACGTATTGATTACAGTAAAATAGCTAGGTTTTCTTTAGATGCCCATAAATTAGAGCTTGTCAATGCGGGACTTAATAATATTTGGGGTTTTCAATTAAGAGGTAACGGGCAATGGTACGGAACAGAAGCCAATGACCAAGGTTATTCTATTGCACCCATGGAAAATGGGACAAGTTTTCCCGGCATTGGTAATCAACGTTTGCGGCCATATCAGCCTTGGATACCACGGTTGCATGATTTTCGTGTTGGTGGGACCGGTATTTCGGGTTTAGCTTTTGCCGATGATAATTCAGGTTCTTTTCCCGATCAATGGAAAGATGTAGCATTTTTAGCAAATCCAATTGCGAGCAACATCAATGCCGTTCGGATAATACGAAATAATGATGGGTCAATAACCGCCAAACATCTTCCAGATTTTTTAACTTCAACAGACGATTGGTTTCGCCCTGTGAACATGGAATTTGGTCCTGACGGTTGTTTGTATATAGCAGATTGGTACAACAAAATTGTTTCGCATAATGAGTTGCCAACTTCGCATCCTGATCGTGATAAAACACATGGTCGCATTTGGCGTGTAAGACATGAATCTCAGAAAACTAGAGAGATACCTAATTTTTATGAAGTTCAAACTGATGAACTTGTTGCTTATCTTAAATCTCCTTCATTATGGGCAAAAAGAGCGGCATGGCATCAGATAAGTGACCGTCCTAAAGAAGAAACCAAAGTATTGTTTAAAGATTTATTGGCAATTGTCTCTGATACTTCACAAGACGAAATCACTAGGATATTGGGGCTTTGGTCATTGGAAGGAATTCGACATTACGATGCAACGCTTATTTCTTCATTGCTAAATTCCAATTCAGATAACCTCAGGAGGGAAGCGGTACGTTCATTGGCATCTTTTTCGATAAATACAGATGATTTGGCGAGCTTGCTCGAAAAGGTTTCAGAAGACCCTAACCCAATGGTTCGTTCTCAAGTATTAAGAACGTTGGAAGAAATTGGTAAAGCCAATTCGAAAACAATAGCAATATTAATAAAGGCCTGTAAACCTGAGTTGGGAGGAAACAGCCTAGGAGGATCTTACGAACGCCTTTTTGAAAGGTATTTGGCGAGGAAAACACTTGAAAAGTATCCAAAAGAATTATTCGCTTTTATTAACTCTACAGAAGTAAATCAACTGCCTGCAAAGAACGTCATATGGGCCTCTCAAGCCTTGCCGGAAAAAGAACAAAGAGAACACGTTTTTCTTGATTTTTCTAAAAGAGCTGGCTACACATCTTTTGATGAATCTACATTTGTAATGGTTGCTAATATGTTGAACAACCCTGCAATATATCATGAGGTGGAGCCAATTTTGGGTGCTGAGAATGGGGCAGAAGCCCTTTTGTCAATGACAATCAAAAATTTAGATCAAGTTAAATCTGTAGAACTTGGCAAAATTTTACAAAAGCCAATTCAATTTTTACTTTCATCGGACGAAGAGTCCAAACAATATTTAGGGCTAAAAGCGGTTTCATTGCTCAATACTCCAAATGTGAGGGAGGATATTTTGGCCTTGAGCAAGAAAAATACTGATGCCAAAACGATGAGCCTTGTTATTTCGGTTTTAGAAAACAATGCCGAATTGAATACAAAAGAACTTTCAGAATTTACCAAAAATGAAACTTTAGATCAGTCCACGCGTGCCCTTGCTGCTAGAGCCTTAGCTAAAGGTGATATTGCATTAGCAACCAGTCTTTTAAATGAATGGTTACCTCCATTAAATCAATCACAACAGCTAGAAATAACTAAAATAGTTTCTGCATCCAAACAAGGTTCCAAAGCACTAATCGAATTATTAAAAGCTAACATTATAGACCAGAGTGCTTTTGATTTGTCAAGTGCCGAACGTTTACACAATTCCGATATCAAAGACGAAGTAGGTTCTGCATTGTTGGAAGCCGTTATCCTTAGAGTGGAGGGTGAGAAAAAGGAATTTAAAGCCAACTTAGAGAAATTTCTAGTCATTGCTCAAAATGGAAACGGTGACCCAAAGAAAGGAAAGGAATTGTTTCAAACTTGTTTAATGTGTCATCGTGTTGGAAATAATGGGCAAAATATAGCTCCAGCTCTCGATGGCTCCGCCAAACGCGAGAATGAGGCCTTATTAACAGCCATTTTGAATCCAGATGCAGCAGTTGAAAGCAGCTATGCAATGTATCGGTTGGTACAGAAAGATGGCAACTCTTTGGAAGGCTATCTATCAAAAAAAGATGATAAGGGAACTACCATTGCATTTATGGGCGGGAGCACATTATTTGTTTCTAAAGATGAAATAAAGACAGAAGGTTTTTTAGGCGGACGTTCATTTATGCCGAAAGGGCTTATAAATAACTATTCGGATGAGCAAGCCGCAGATTTATTGGCTTTCATTAAAACGTTGAAGTAA
- a CDS encoding glucosamine-6-phosphate deaminase — protein sequence MNLSIFNTPEEMGVSAGKRAAEILRNTIAERGEANIILATGASQFDVLKQVLSEKDIAWDKVTMFHLDEYLGLPLSHPASFRKYLLDRVINVIKPSFKKVVLIDGEVDGEKECQRLGELIEQHPIDLAFVGFGENGHLAFNDPPADFETEKSYIVVDLDDACRQQQFGEGWFESFDAVPKQAISMSIKQIMKTKHLICSVPDTRKAEAVKDCLNGEVSNLHPASILLTHANCEYFLDKNAASLLPESILAKSKIA from the coding sequence ATGAATCTATCAATATTCAATACTCCTGAAGAAATGGGAGTATCAGCTGGAAAAAGAGCCGCAGAAATCCTTAGAAATACAATTGCCGAAAGGGGTGAAGCAAATATTATCCTGGCAACTGGTGCAAGTCAGTTTGATGTGCTTAAGCAAGTACTTTCAGAAAAAGATATTGCTTGGGATAAAGTAACCATGTTCCATCTTGATGAATATTTAGGTTTGCCACTTTCACACCCAGCAAGTTTTAGAAAGTACCTTTTAGATAGAGTTATTAATGTGATTAAACCAAGCTTTAAAAAAGTAGTATTAATTGATGGAGAAGTGGATGGTGAAAAAGAATGTCAGCGACTTGGTGAATTAATTGAACAACATCCCATTGATTTAGCATTCGTAGGCTTTGGTGAAAATGGACATTTGGCCTTTAATGATCCCCCAGCTGACTTTGAGACAGAAAAGTCTTACATAGTTGTCGATTTGGACGATGCTTGTCGTCAGCAGCAGTTTGGCGAAGGTTGGTTCGAAAGCTTTGATGCTGTACCAAAACAGGCAATTAGTATGTCTATTAAGCAAATAATGAAAACGAAGCATCTAATTTGTTCCGTTCCTGATACTAGAAAAGCTGAAGCAGTTAAAGATTGTTTGAATGGAGAAGTTAGTAATCTTCATCCCGCTAGTATTTTACTAACTCACGCTAATTGTGAGTATTTCTTAGATAAGAATGCTGCGAGTCTTTTACCTGAAAGTATTTTAGCAAAATCAAAAATAGCATAG
- a CDS encoding 3-keto-disaccharide hydrolase, translated as MNLLQSPLSRAKKTAGNLMFFVLVIFVFSNYSYAQKVDSTFSLFDGSSLNGWKTVKSGNSKYWKVTDGVIIGGDGETKIPSNTYLHTTQTFEDFELRFLFRISGNHDQGLINSGAQYRSIIEGNKIVGYQADIGKGYWGDIYDEHRRAKLVGGSLDILKHILNEEGWNSYIVRCKGNKHELYINGVKVSEYVEKDPDIPSKGVIGFQLHSGGNAKVEFKYITITIL; from the coding sequence ATGAATTTATTACAAAGCCCTTTAAGTAGAGCGAAAAAAACTGCAGGAAACTTAATGTTTTTTGTATTGGTAATCTTTGTTTTTTCTAATTACTCTTACGCTCAAAAAGTTGATTCAACATTTTCTCTTTTTGACGGTAGCAGCTTAAATGGCTGGAAGACAGTGAAATCAGGTAATAGCAAATATTGGAAAGTGACAGATGGAGTTATTATAGGAGGTGATGGAGAAACTAAGATTCCAAGCAATACCTATCTTCATACTACCCAAACTTTTGAGGATTTTGAACTGAGATTTCTATTTAGAATTTCTGGTAACCATGACCAAGGTTTAATAAATAGTGGTGCTCAATACCGTTCTATTATAGAAGGAAATAAAATTGTTGGTTATCAAGCAGATATCGGAAAAGGCTACTGGGGTGATATCTATGATGAGCATCGCCGTGCTAAACTTGTTGGCGGTAGTCTTGACATTTTAAAACACATTCTTAATGAAGAAGGTTGGAATAGCTATATAGTTAGATGCAAGGGAAACAAACACGAACTGTATATTAACGGTGTAAAAGTTTCGGAGTATGTTGAGAAAGACCCTGACATTCCCTCAAAAGGGGTAATTGGTTTTCAATTACATAGTGGCGGAAACGCAAAAGTAGAATTCAAGTATATTACCATTACAATTTTGTAA
- a CDS encoding Crp/Fnr family transcriptional regulator: MNKPIVDFLSQYIELTNEEINILSNQNFMQSFKKGTILLSKGKIAKECFFILQGCVSSYYLVDGEIKVTEFFTEKQPITPVSYTTKKHSEYYLECLEDCIISIGTPENSAELMRKIPRLAILGANIMEDQLANQRMKYDDFIKLSPEDRYQNLQKTSSELLNRVPQYLIASYLGIKPESLSRIRKRLLRKSST; encoded by the coding sequence ATGAATAAACCAATAGTTGATTTTTTATCTCAATATATTGAACTCACGAATGAAGAAATAAATATTCTTTCAAATCAAAACTTCATGCAGTCCTTTAAAAAAGGAACAATTTTACTGTCTAAAGGAAAAATAGCAAAAGAGTGTTTTTTTATTCTTCAGGGCTGTGTCAGTAGTTATTATTTGGTCGATGGAGAGATTAAGGTTACCGAGTTTTTTACTGAAAAACAGCCCATAACTCCTGTAAGTTATACAACCAAGAAGCACTCGGAGTATTATTTAGAATGTTTGGAGGATTGTATTATTTCCATAGGTACGCCAGAAAACAGTGCGGAACTCATGAGAAAAATACCCAGACTGGCTATACTTGGTGCCAATATCATGGAAGACCAATTAGCAAACCAACGGATGAAATATGACGACTTTATAAAACTTTCTCCTGAAGACCGTTATCAGAACCTACAAAAAACATCCTCTGAGCTTCTCAATCGAGTTCCGCAATATCTTATAGCCAGTTATTTGGGAATAAAGCCAGAATCACTTAGTCGTATACGTAAACGACTACTTAGAAAATCTTCAACCTAA
- a CDS encoding glycosyl-4,4'-diaponeurosporenoate acyltransferase CrtO family protein: MIIKHFTFGISIAFISWIVGMILNALLMKTAYYKSISNLNMIESKTLNKNIGIGAFKWVVKNTPFKFFNQKLQLKTKIGLPELEVLRKEMTVAEISHLIGFGFVTVFALVKVFNSNYLFALIIMLVNVLMNLYPSLLQQENKRRIDRLIKVAGRKSRP, from the coding sequence ATGATTATCAAACATTTTACATTCGGTATTTCAATAGCATTTATATCTTGGATAGTAGGGATGATTTTAAATGCTCTTTTGATGAAAACAGCATACTATAAAAGCATTTCAAACCTTAACATGATAGAAAGCAAAACGCTGAATAAAAATATTGGAATAGGTGCTTTTAAATGGGTTGTAAAAAACACCCCTTTCAAGTTTTTTAATCAAAAGCTTCAATTAAAAACCAAAATTGGACTTCCAGAATTAGAGGTACTTAGAAAAGAAATGACAGTAGCTGAGATAAGCCATTTAATTGGTTTTGGTTTCGTGACCGTTTTTGCTCTGGTAAAAGTGTTTAATAGCAATTATCTATTCGCCCTGATTATTATGTTGGTCAATGTATTGATGAACTTATATCCATCCTTATTACAACAAGAGAACAAAAGACGCATTGATAGATTGATAAAAGTGGCTGGTCGCAAAAGTAGACCGTAG